aaagaagaacaagttCACACCGGGGggcaaaaaaaaggcaagaaaGTAATATGTTCATTGCAAAGATGTTGTTCGCATTTACATGTCATGTATTGGATCATTTATCGGCATAGTACATATCATGTCGCACTGGGGAATGATTCATCCTTCGTCAAACAACCAAACAAACCTCAGTCGTGCAAAAAAGtgataaaaaaaaatctgCTTTACGCAGTACTGTTGAAAAATTTTCGGACATGGTCCTTTCCATTGACCCCAATCCCATTCAAAGCTACGTTTGGTCTTGGCAAAGTTCctatcccatccccattcTTTTTCACTTCATCTGTCCACTCCCAATCTATCATGTCGTCTGGGGGAAGTTTTTCAGCGAAGCGTTTTTTGAACAGTTCGATATTGCCGCCATAAATGATCTGATGAGCCCATAACGCTGTACGGACCCATAAACTTACATAAGCACGATTTAGCTATCCATGCCGTCAGCTCATCTTTTCTCTGAGAGCTTGGGAGCATCAGTTAATCATGAACGTACGGGCTGGAGTTTGGCATAGTGTGCAGCGGACGTAAGGAGGAATATGATGAGGTTGTCTTTTGTGGGACATATTCGTTCCAGCAATCGACCGTGCTTTAATCGTTGTTCTCTACTGGACCAAACGCAGCCTAAACCTTCGAACAACCTCATTTCGGTCTGTTTCAGGCGAACCAATTAACGCTAATCGTATTCGGAATTGGATTGACTCACCTCAATACCTTTCTTCATGTCAATCAAATACCATGCCTTGGCCAACCCCTTACGCACAGGCGCCAAGTCCGTTCTTAACCATTTGTTGGCGTCTCCATACGTCGACATGACCTTTCTCTCCAATTGCATCCATGACCTAATCCACTCCTTTGCCCTACAAAAGCCCCGCTCGGACTTTGCATCAAATGGATGTGAAGTGTCCATCGTAAAGTCTTCCAGTAGCTTCGGGTAGACTTCTTCCACAAGACGACAACGAAGGTCATATTCGGTTTTAGCATCGGATTTACAAAGCATACATGAACATCGGATGTTTTCGCTAAAAGAAATATCAAGGCGAGCAGCATAAGTAGCGTTGATGTCGAATCTTTCGACAGTGAGTTCGCAATTTTTGGGCAAGTCGTAGAGGGCTCGAACAACCGCAACCTGTACGTCCGGCATCAATATGGCTTGAGAAAAAGGCCGATGAGATACTCACATCACCCCAGTACGTCAAAGAAGCCGTCGGCTTGCAAGAATGGTTTAGTAATGTCGGCGTCGCAAACAACATCAGAGGCCACTGTCGGATTTCGTCCACCTTTACCGGATTATCCGTCGCTTTGTATGGTACAGAGAACCCGAACACCTTGTTCATCGCGATCGCTTGGCGGATCATTCGCAGATTAATCGTCTCCACAGGCTTAATAAGCTCACTGAGACGGCTATCATTACAGCAAGTCCATTGTGGTAAGGGATTGGTCCCTATGTTTACTCCGTTTTTCCCAAGGTTCAAACCAGCGAACAATTGCCCCATGAATGGGTCGTCGATGTAGCGGTGCACGGCGCGATTAATGGCAGTATAAGTAGAAGGTGGAATGTAATCTTCGTTGCTGTTGTCAACACAAGGCAGAATAGCGTTTCCCACGTCTGTGGCGTGGGTCGTAATGATGGCCTTGGAAACAAGTAAAAGATCCCCGGCTTTCACAGCATCCGATAATACCAAGCCCCGAGTATTCCTTCCTGGAATTATACGACAATGGATCGGACCCTGATAATCGGCTACATCGAGATGAGAGGCGTTTGACAAGTGCACTTCATGGAAGAGCGATGTCCAATCGtattctcctttctcccattccttccttctccgctcCAACTTTCTCCTCAATTCAGGCAACTGATAGCTCGATTCAGGATAGTGCGAGCATTTGTCGGCTAGCTGTTCCGCACTTTGCCATAACCTAAGTCCGTATGCCGAGTTGGCCATACGCCAATACAGTTTAGCACATTGTGGTTGACTAGCTTTGGCTTTTGGTTCTGCCACAAGTTTCTCCGCTTTGAGACAATCGCGGTATGCAGTGCCGTACAACTTTTGATCCaggagagcttgagcacgGTTGAGGTAGAGGAGAAGCTGACGAGATGGGCTTCCCTTAACTGCAGGGTCAGCAAGGGCGGAAGTGTAATATTTGGCAGCAATGATAGGattcttgttcttcagaGCTTTGTTGCCAAGATCCTTCACTGACTCCCATTCTAAGTCCTGTACAGGTACTGCAGGTGGGATTTTCGCGAACCGACTGGCGAGTTTGTCTTTGGGATGTATCTCGACGATATTGGTAGGTATATCTACGCAGATTACGTAGCCACCCCTTTTGCCATATCGGACGGCAGGCTCTTTGATGGCCAGGATAGTGCCGACAGAGTACAGTTCTTCGAGGATGGTCTTGATGGACAGAGAGTAACAAGGAGTGGAGGTGGGGAACTTTATGATGACGGGCAGCGAAAGTCCATCTGGATCTTCGACATGACTAAAAAATGCATTAGACGAGGTGCGGAAGGCAATAACAAAGCTCACAAAACGATGCCATCCTCGACCTTAGGTTTGGTAAGAACTCGGCAGATGTACGCGAAACCTGGTGCATTTTCAGTCGATCAACTGCTCAATAGCGGCAGATCACTCACGTCTGTGCTTATTTGGGCACTTCAAAGACATCGTATCAATTGTAGACAATTCTTCCAAGCCCATATTTGAACACTCGGCGACCTGATCCAGGCTGATATGCCTCACACGCATACCTTCTTTGTCCCACGAGAACTCGTCAGAGTGCCTTTCCATACCCCAAGCTATGGTAGCCATTCTCTTTGGGATTCTCTGCTTCTCAAGTGCCTTACCCACTTCATCCAAGTTGGCCTGTTCAGCTCGCATCAGCCTTGAATCTCCTTTTGTGATCATATGTCTTACGTCTGCTGCCATCattcccttctccaaagcCGCAACAATTTTATCCTCTACTTcataatcttcttctgaatGCTTATTCTTGCAAGTACACATAAAGAGCCCATCCTTGACAGTCCATAATGTCGAGTCGAGGATTCCCGGCCTGACGACGGATGAGACGCCCCATAAGCTTGCGATCTGATGAGATTTTTGAGTGAACTGTttttccttgttcttcCACGCTGCCGAAGCAATCTCCATGGCGAATATGGTGGGGATTTCAAGGATTGGTGGCTTAATAAATGATACTTTGAAATGTCGAAACACGTCTACTATTCTTGCAGGACATCTTGCAGGAGCGCGTGAGGAAGTAACACACTGGGATCAGGACACTTTTGTCCAGGATTAAGGTACGAACCCAGCTAAATAACTAATTAACCACACCAACCCAAATAAAAACACACCGTGGGAAAGTTTGAGAACACGTGGCTGAAATCGTTGCCTGCCGTCACGCTTATCATCTCCACTGTTTCGttcgacaacaacaaacagtGTTCAGGCATATATTGACTTCCACTCCGTATTATCGGCTTTCGACGCTACTCATGGCCAATTTTAGGTCTGTTTACATACTCGGAATCATTCTATAATCTGAATACTCGCTCAACTCAATACTGGGACGACTCAACGACGTCTTTCCGCTTATTTGAGAG
This Cryptococcus neoformans var. neoformans JEC21 chromosome 9 sequence DNA region includes the following protein-coding sequences:
- a CDS encoding expressed protein, translated to MEIASAAWKNKEKQFTQKSHQIASLWGVSSVVRPGILDSTLWTVKDGLFMCTCKNKHSEEDYEVEDKIVAALEKGMMAADANLDEVGKALEKQRIPKRMATIAWGMERHSDEFSWDKEGMRVRHISLDQVAECSNMGLEELSTIDTMSLKCPNKHRRFAYICRVLTKPKVEDGIVFHVEDPDGLSLPVIIKFPTSTPCYSLSIKTILEELYSVGTILAIKEPAVRYGKRGGYVICVDIPTNIVEIHPKDKLASRFAKIPPAVPVQDLEWESVKDLGNKALKNKNPIIAAKYYTSALADPAVKGSPSRQLLLYLNRAQALLDQKLYGTAYRDCLKAEKLVAEPKAKASQPQCAKLYWRMANSAYGLRLWQSAEQLADKCSHYPESSYQLPELRRKLERRRKEWEKGEYDWTSLFHEVHLSNASHLDVADYQGPIHCRIIPGRNTRGLVLSDAVKAGDLLLVSKAIITTHATDVGNAILPCVDNSNEDYIPPSTYTAINRAVHRYIDDPFMGQLFAGLNLGKNGVNIGTNPLPQWTCCNDSRLSELIKPVETINLRMIRQAIAMNKVFGFSVPYKATDNPVKVDEIRQWPLMLFATPTLLNHSCKPTASLTYWGDVAVVRALYDLPKNCELTVERFDINATYAARLDISFSENIRCSCMLCKSDAKTEYDLRCRLVEEVYPKLLEDFTMDTSHPFDAKSERGFCRAKEWIRSWMQLERKVMSTYGDANKWLRTDLAPVRKGLAKAWYLIDMKKGIETEMRLFEGLGCVWSSREQRLKHGRLLERICPTKDNLIIFLLTSAAHYAKLQPLNRAYVSLWVRTALWAHQIIYGGNIELFKKRFAEKLPPDDMIDWEWTDEVKKNGDGIGTLPRPNVALNGIGVNGKDHVRKFFNSTA